In Nitrosophilus alvini, the following are encoded in one genomic region:
- a CDS encoding 4Fe-4S dicluster domain-containing protein: MKLGFLVDLSLCMGCKGCEIACKVENNVPLSSWRLRVKYVDVGTFPETKRTFTPLRCNHCEDAPCERICPVSALHYLDNGIVNIDKERCIGCAGCMMACPYGAIYMDPETNTADKCTYCAHRVAGGMMPACVVACPVEANIFGDIEDPASSISQYIMRHQNGKGVKVRKPEKNTNPKHFYVGAGEVNLNPLASRREEGFSLFNNITHLKHIGGH; the protein is encoded by the coding sequence ATGAAGCTAGGCTTTTTGGTCGATCTTTCCCTCTGTATGGGATGCAAGGGGTGTGAAATAGCCTGCAAAGTGGAAAACAATGTTCCGCTAAGCAGCTGGAGGCTAAGGGTAAAGTATGTTGATGTTGGTACTTTCCCTGAAACAAAAAGAACATTCACTCCCTTAAGGTGTAATCACTGCGAGGATGCACCTTGTGAGAGAATATGTCCTGTAAGTGCTCTGCATTATCTGGACAACGGTATTGTCAATATAGACAAAGAGAGATGTATCGGTTGTGCCGGATGTATGATGGCATGCCCTTACGGTGCGATTTATATGGATCCTGAAACGAACACTGCGGATAAGTGCACCTACTGTGCGCACAGGGTAGCCGGCGGTATGATGCCGGCATGTGTTGTTGCATGTCCTGTCGAAGCGAACATTTTCGGTGACATTGAAGACCCGGCAAGCTCTATAAGCCAATACATTATGAGGCATCAAAACGGCAAAGGGGTGAAGGTGAGAAAACCGGAGAAAAACACCAATCCGAAACATTTCTATGTAGGCGCGGGAGAGGTGAACCTCAATCCTTTGGCATCAAGAAGAGAAGAGGGTTTCAGCCTCTTTAACAATATTACGCACTTAAAACATATCGGAGGTCACTAA
- a CDS encoding site-specific integrase: protein MLFHNKKHPANMGKDEIEEFLTHLAVEKSVSLTTQNQAFNAILFLYREVLCIDTGDWNIHALQAKRKEHLPTGEFFHRFSFWHTFYNSNLNILKVY, encoded by the coding sequence ATTTTATTTCATAACAAAAAACATCCTGCTAACATGGGTAAAGATGAGATAGAAGAGTTTTTGACACATTTAGCCGTAGAAAAAAGTGTTTCACTGACAACACAAAATCAGGCATTTAACGCTATTTTGTTTCTTTATAGAGAAGTACTTTGTATCGATACCGGCGATTGGAACATCCATGCACTTCAGGCAAAAAGAAAAGAGCATTTGCCAACAGGAGAGTTTTTTCATCGCTTCTCCTTTTGGCATACATTTTATAATAGTAATTTAAATATTTTAAAAGTATACTGA
- a CDS encoding 4Fe-4S dicluster domain-containing protein → MKLRVNPTECVRYFSKFSSCNLCEKVCPEKAIKTEESSLMIKQDNCVECGGCLGVCPTEALSLESFDTTGFFFDFLESNENVISCRTNVPCIAALSTEHLISIALLKELVIDIGYCFQCPVKVPLFQEIENKISEANYVLSAISDRQIEAKHIRAEKKESEKKSSRRDFLNRFTLKGALKSKKEFDEALNAGEFSKIEIKNEDIKNLRQKKIPDKRKILFVALKKTAKPDVYKFLQNKHLSFISSKNIDDSCDNCSICYRICPTGALGSDKKQSRIFFEGHLCIKCSLCHDVCDKDSINITEHFDTKELFEPSVKVLKEFNVVKCDECGNYFTYTGGERICQRCKIEEDEAMNLWGIET, encoded by the coding sequence ATGAAACTTAGAGTAAATCCTACAGAGTGTGTAAGATATTTTTCAAAATTTTCATCTTGTAATCTATGTGAAAAGGTATGTCCCGAAAAGGCGATAAAAACCGAAGAGTCATCTTTGATGATTAAGCAGGATAACTGCGTAGAGTGCGGAGGATGCCTGGGAGTATGTCCCACAGAAGCATTAAGTCTTGAAAGCTTTGATACAACCGGGTTCTTTTTTGACTTTCTTGAGTCAAACGAAAATGTTATCTCTTGCAGAACCAATGTTCCCTGCATAGCTGCTTTGAGTACAGAACACCTGATATCAATCGCTTTGCTTAAAGAGTTGGTCATAGATATCGGCTACTGTTTCCAGTGCCCGGTAAAAGTACCGCTTTTTCAAGAGATAGAAAACAAAATAAGCGAAGCAAACTATGTTTTGAGTGCAATTTCAGACAGACAAATAGAAGCAAAACATATCAGAGCCGAAAAAAAAGAATCCGAAAAGAAAAGCAGCAGAAGAGATTTTCTGAACAGATTTACGTTAAAGGGTGCTTTGAAAAGCAAAAAAGAGTTTGACGAAGCGTTAAATGCCGGCGAATTTTCAAAGATAGAGATAAAAAACGAGGATATAAAAAATCTTAGGCAAAAGAAGATTCCGGACAAAAGAAAGATACTTTTTGTTGCATTGAAAAAAACCGCCAAACCCGATGTTTACAAATTTTTGCAAAACAAACATTTGAGTTTTATATCATCCAAAAATATAGATGACAGCTGCGATAACTGTTCCATATGCTACCGTATCTGTCCGACTGGAGCGCTAGGCAGTGACAAAAAGCAGAGCAGGATATTTTTTGAAGGCCATTTGTGCATAAAATGCTCTTTGTGCCATGACGTATGCGATAAAGACTCAATAAATATAACAGAACATTTCGACACAAAAGAGCTTTTCGAGCCGAGTGTGAAAGTTTTGAAAGAGTTTAATGTAGTCAAATGTGATGAGTGCGGAAACTATTTTACATATACTGGCGGCGAAAGAATATGCCAAAGATGCAAAATCGAAGAGGATGAGGCAATGAATTTGTGGGGGATAGAGACATGA
- a CDS encoding molybdopterin-dependent oxidoreductase, giving the protein MFIESRRNFLKGTAAAVAGIGVAKGVFSTIIQTDAVAAQNFTNTPTNLEFYPPLEQWDDFKELDGDDWKRGGIERHGIKSDSNPDGIKVNNYMIVPTACSNCEASCGLTAWIDKDTMTVKKYMGNPLHAGSRGRNCAKGYAAQSQMYDPDRIPFPLKRAPGSKRGEGKWVRTTWDEAMDTIGKKMGDTLRRGDEISKKAVMFHVGRPNENGFTGHFWHTLGCDAFNSHTNICSSGGRTGTIQWANDDRTSPDWAKSKVVFLNSSHAADAGHYFQQSAGFIADARKAGAKLIVMDNRLSNSAGIADLWISPWPGTEGAIYLYLANRILQEDKVDHEFVRKWVNWEVLMNDDEYLEYMLKNNYITKLPKDRSYESFIELLKDLYAPYTLNFAAQECRVPEEKLEELYDIFIWGGNQVTSYFWRATAAGNRGGWMNAGRTGYLPLVLRGSIGGEGGTFFHHWHVISVAGKGYKSTVYGKNAPKVDVWNELAWPPEWPLSTYEMSYLLPHLLSDKEWQEKWRNKGLKVPEKLSVWIPRMYNPVWINPDGFRWIEVLKDESKMELTFNLSPIWSETNWFVDYILPVGLAGERHDQHSEATMPARWTSFRQPVLRVALEKMGWKPKDPTRATLEAHIKAGLGEVWEENEFWFNMAFKIDPDGSLGVREQWESKKHPGRPVTIAEWYDAAFRNLPNLTKAAEAAYPNSEYPVYEFMRDRGTWLEEDNIYNAQEREIKYDPEKNAYISHGHEYPADEVEKDDTTGVLYVEHHGEKKPIGIEIDGKKMEGFATLDKKLDFYCQWLAKEWKWPEYAVPFYPRTESEKDKYVHIVSHVHHRYMKEPNSFALNTIFRLPYNIHTRSVNSKHLMEISQNHNPIWINTQDAKRLGIKKGDPVRVRIVDTVSGLESGYFVAMAVPTEGMRPGVLANSHHAGRWKLKNSVKIPGFEHELGVLGFGAPLADMKMDGKVGQLKYKEGIHPRNNIWQFKDYNKDADDVWWDGLTGSWQNAVAPTHPDPISGMHCWHQKVLLEPAQPGDKIGDVYVNYENNFKTYQAWRDKLTRPLTAKDKLRRPMHIKRPWVPLSRKAYEVEIKE; this is encoded by the coding sequence ATGTTTATAGAGAGCAGAAGAAATTTTCTAAAAGGAACGGCCGCTGCGGTTGCAGGAATAGGTGTTGCGAAGGGAGTTTTCAGCACTATTATCCAAACAGACGCGGTTGCTGCCCAAAACTTTACGAATACACCTACAAATCTTGAATTTTATCCTCCTCTTGAGCAGTGGGATGATTTCAAAGAGCTTGATGGAGATGACTGGAAAAGAGGCGGAATAGAGCGCCATGGCATAAAAAGCGACAGTAATCCGGATGGAATAAAAGTTAACAACTATATGATAGTTCCTACGGCTTGCAGCAACTGTGAAGCATCCTGCGGACTTACGGCATGGATAGATAAAGATACTATGACTGTCAAAAAATATATGGGAAATCCTCTACATGCCGGGAGTCGAGGAAGAAACTGCGCAAAAGGCTATGCTGCACAGTCTCAGATGTATGACCCGGACAGAATCCCTTTTCCGCTGAAACGCGCCCCCGGAAGTAAAAGAGGCGAAGGCAAATGGGTAAGAACTACATGGGACGAAGCTATGGATACCATCGGAAAGAAGATGGGAGATACTCTCAGACGCGGCGACGAGATATCCAAAAAAGCCGTAATGTTCCATGTGGGGCGACCGAATGAAAACGGTTTTACCGGCCATTTCTGGCATACACTGGGATGTGATGCATTCAATTCGCATACAAATATTTGTAGCTCCGGTGGAAGGACCGGTACCATTCAATGGGCAAACGATGACAGAACTAGCCCGGACTGGGCAAAATCGAAAGTAGTTTTTCTAAACTCATCACATGCAGCAGATGCCGGACACTACTTCCAGCAGTCTGCCGGATTCATAGCCGATGCAAGAAAAGCGGGTGCAAAACTTATAGTTATGGACAACAGGCTCTCCAACTCGGCGGGAATAGCGGATCTGTGGATTTCGCCTTGGCCTGGAACAGAAGGAGCGATATATCTGTATCTTGCGAACAGGATACTACAGGAAGATAAAGTCGACCACGAATTTGTAAGAAAATGGGTCAACTGGGAAGTGCTTATGAATGATGACGAGTATCTTGAGTATATGCTCAAAAACAACTATATCACAAAACTTCCGAAAGATAGAAGTTACGAGAGTTTCATAGAGCTTTTAAAAGACCTTTATGCTCCGTATACGCTCAATTTTGCTGCGCAAGAGTGCAGGGTGCCCGAAGAGAAACTTGAAGAGTTGTATGATATCTTTATCTGGGGCGGAAATCAGGTAACTTCCTATTTCTGGAGGGCTACTGCCGCAGGAAACAGAGGTGGATGGATGAATGCGGGAAGAACAGGCTATCTACCGCTCGTTTTAAGAGGATCTATCGGCGGTGAAGGAGGTACTTTCTTCCACCACTGGCACGTTATAAGTGTGGCCGGAAAAGGATACAAATCAACTGTATATGGTAAAAATGCGCCTAAAGTAGATGTGTGGAATGAACTTGCATGGCCTCCTGAGTGGCCTCTTTCAACATATGAGATGAGTTATCTGCTTCCACATCTACTGAGTGATAAAGAGTGGCAGGAAAAATGGAGAAACAAAGGACTTAAAGTTCCAGAAAAACTTTCGGTCTGGATTCCGAGAATGTACAATCCCGTATGGATAAATCCAGATGGTTTCAGATGGATAGAAGTACTCAAAGATGAGTCAAAAATGGAGCTTACATTTAATCTCAGCCCTATCTGGAGCGAAACAAACTGGTTTGTCGACTATATACTTCCTGTCGGTCTTGCAGGAGAGAGACACGACCAGCACTCGGAAGCTACAATGCCTGCGCGCTGGACATCTTTCAGACAGCCGGTTTTGAGGGTTGCGCTTGAGAAAATGGGATGGAAACCAAAAGACCCGACCAGAGCAACACTCGAAGCACATATAAAAGCGGGACTTGGCGAAGTATGGGAAGAGAACGAGTTCTGGTTTAATATGGCGTTTAAAATCGACCCTGACGGTAGCCTTGGCGTAAGAGAGCAGTGGGAATCCAAAAAACATCCCGGAAGACCTGTTACAATTGCCGAGTGGTATGATGCGGCTTTTAGAAATCTGCCAAATCTGACAAAAGCTGCCGAAGCGGCATATCCAAACAGCGAATATCCTGTATATGAATTTATGAGAGACAGGGGGACATGGCTGGAGGAGGATAATATCTACAATGCCCAGGAACGAGAGATAAAGTACGACCCTGAAAAGAATGCCTATATTTCGCATGGACATGAATATCCGGCAGACGAAGTCGAAAAAGACGATACTACAGGTGTTCTTTATGTGGAGCATCACGGTGAGAAAAAACCTATAGGTATTGAAATAGACGGTAAAAAAATGGAAGGTTTTGCAACACTGGACAAAAAACTGGATTTTTACTGTCAGTGGCTCGCAAAAGAGTGGAAATGGCCTGAATATGCTGTTCCTTTTTATCCGAGAACCGAGAGTGAAAAGGACAAGTATGTTCATATCGTAAGCCATGTACATCACAGATATATGAAAGAGCCGAACTCTTTTGCGCTCAATACAATATTCAGGCTGCCTTACAATATACATACAAGGAGCGTAAACTCCAAACATCTTATGGAGATAAGCCAGAACCATAATCCTATCTGGATAAATACGCAGGATGCAAAAAGGCTTGGCATAAAAAAAGGAGATCCTGTAAGAGTAAGGATTGTTGATACTGTAAGCGGTCTTGAGAGCGGTTATTTTGTAGCGATGGCAGTGCCTACAGAGGGTATGAGACCGGGAGTTCTTGCAAACTCTCACCATGCGGGCAGATGGAAACTAAAAAACAGCGTAAAAATCCCGGGATTTGAGCATGAGTTAGGTGTTTTGGGATTTGGTGCGCCTCTTGCAGATATGAAAATGGACGGAAAAGTCGGTCAGCTTAAATACAAAGAGGGCATACATCCAAGAAACAACATCTGGCAGTTCAAAGACTACAACAAAGATGCTGACGATGTATGGTGGGACGGATTGACTGGAAGCTGGCAAAATGCAGTGGCACCTACACATCCTGACCCTATAAGCGGTATGCATTGCTGGCATCAGAAAGTCCTTTTGGAACCGGCACAACCGGGAGATAAAATCGGTGATGTGTATGTTAACTATGAAAATAATTTCAAAACATACCAGGCGTGGAGAGACAAACTGACTCGTCCTCTTACGGCAAAAGACAAACTCAGACGTCCGATGCATATAAAAAGGCCGTGGGTGCCTTTAAGCAGAAAAGCGTATGAGGTAGAGATAAAAGAGTGA
- a CDS encoding sensor histidine kinase, with protein sequence MLRLHQLFFVNLVILFVATLIVSSIVSYFALKEIEIEHFKNRLITNVEIIETELPFVDNFDEFAKKIREKTGDRVTIIDKSGKVIAESHFDKKEMENHANRPEIIGARKNSYGYSLRYSSTLRSQFLYVAKKSEYKNREIFIRLAISTDKILDDFYRLWIKLTLIFAFSIFVGLILSYLLSKNIKREIDKILDYLIEISNKNYKAKISAGFAKEFEEIIQHLKNLAKKLEKREMKKKKYTEKLKNISRQRSELISAISHEFKNPVAVISGYSQTLLEDENMNDKIRKKFLQKIHDNAQKISSMIDRLAIAIKFENNDLALQKTEFDICEVANEAVKMLRDKYKERKIVLNCKSRIVEADKTMIETVLINLIDNALKYSEDEVIVEVDENWVKVIDKGIGIKESDIEKITRKFYRARRNTWDNSMGLGLYFVTYILKLHNSELLIKSRFGEGSEFSFKI encoded by the coding sequence ATGCTGAGACTCCACCAGCTCTTTTTTGTAAATCTCGTAATACTTTTTGTCGCTACGCTTATAGTATCTTCCATTGTAAGCTATTTCGCTCTAAAAGAGATAGAGATAGAGCATTTCAAAAACAGACTTATTACAAATGTGGAGATTATAGAGACAGAGCTCCCTTTTGTTGATAATTTTGACGAATTTGCAAAAAAAATCAGAGAAAAAACAGGCGACAGGGTAACCATCATAGATAAAAGCGGTAAGGTTATTGCCGAAAGCCATTTTGACAAAAAAGAGATGGAAAATCATGCAAACAGGCCGGAGATAATAGGTGCGAGAAAAAACAGCTACGGCTATTCTTTGAGATACTCTTCCACTCTTCGCAGCCAGTTTTTATATGTAGCCAAAAAAAGCGAATACAAAAACAGAGAGATTTTTATCAGACTCGCCATATCTACAGACAAGATACTTGACGATTTTTATAGACTATGGATAAAACTGACGCTGATTTTCGCTTTTTCTATATTTGTAGGACTGATACTTTCCTATCTGCTCAGTAAAAATATAAAAAGAGAGATAGACAAAATCCTCGATTATCTGATAGAGATTTCCAACAAAAACTATAAGGCAAAAATCTCTGCCGGTTTTGCAAAAGAGTTTGAAGAGATTATCCAGCATCTTAAAAATCTTGCCAAAAAACTTGAAAAAAGGGAGATGAAAAAGAAAAAATATACAGAAAAGCTGAAAAATATCAGCAGACAAAGAAGCGAACTTATCTCTGCCATAAGCCATGAGTTCAAAAATCCTGTTGCTGTAATATCCGGATATTCGCAAACGCTTCTAGAAGATGAAAACATGAACGATAAAATAAGAAAAAAATTTCTTCAAAAAATCCATGACAACGCTCAAAAAATCTCTTCGATGATAGACAGACTGGCAATTGCCATAAAATTTGAAAACAACGATCTGGCTTTGCAAAAAACAGAGTTTGATATATGTGAAGTTGCAAATGAAGCGGTTAAAATGCTCAGAGACAAATACAAAGAGAGAAAGATTGTGCTTAATTGCAAAAGCAGAATCGTTGAGGCCGACAAAACAATGATAGAGACAGTTTTGATAAATCTGATAGACAATGCTTTGAAATATTCGGAAGATGAGGTGATTGTAGAAGTAGATGAAAATTGGGTAAAAGTAATTGATAAAGGTATAGGCATAAAAGAGAGTGACATAGAGAAAATTACCCGAAAATTCTACAGGGCAAGAAGGAATACCTGGGACAACTCCATGGGGCTGGGTCTCTATTTTGTCACCTATATCCTGAAACTGCACAATAGCGAACTACTCATCAAAAGCCGTTTTGGCGAGGGTTCTGAATTTTCTTTTAAGATATAA
- a CDS encoding phosphate signaling complex PhoU family protein — translation MLTNYEQKLKEIKSLIEDLGQNVLTAHKTALSAFKNRELEKFDEVFPIIKNIHSEANNIDNLIVKTLALYGPEATELRELISFLKITNELVRVGDYAKTYAKSMRAHIQSEVDFATLDNFIIQLHQSAIKALSNSLKSINAKEVDEFEECYRITMVEESKTDDIFKLLEKEVLANLCDDPDKMLDYLNIISTARKIERAADRAVDIAKLLLFAKKGGELESF, via the coding sequence TTGGGGCAAAACGTACTTACAGCTCATAAAACGGCCCTAAGCGCTTTTAAAAACAGAGAGCTTGAAAAGTTTGATGAAGTTTTTCCGATTATAAAAAACATCCATTCCGAAGCAAACAATATAGATAATCTTATAGTAAAGACATTGGCTCTTTACGGTCCGGAAGCTACTGAGCTTAGAGAACTGATATCATTTTTGAAAATAACCAACGAACTAGTCCGCGTGGGTGACTATGCCAAAACATATGCAAAAAGCATGAGAGCGCATATCCAGAGCGAAGTTGACTTTGCCACTCTTGACAATTTTATAATACAGCTTCATCAAAGCGCTATAAAAGCACTTTCAAATTCGCTGAAATCCATAAATGCAAAAGAGGTTGACGAATTTGAAGAGTGCTACCGCATCACTATGGTTGAGGAGAGCAAAACCGACGATATTTTTAAACTTCTGGAAAAAGAGGTTCTTGCAAATCTATGCGACGATCCCGATAAAATGTTGGATTATCTCAATATTATCTCAACTGCAAGAAAGATAGAGCGCGCTGCAGATAGGGCCGTAGACATTGCAAAACTTCTTCTGTTTGCCAAAAAAGGCGGGGAACTGGAGAGTTTTTAA
- a CDS encoding response regulator transcription factor produces the protein MEKPLIVIIEDEEDLLELLEYRLSKEGFDAEGFLSVKNVEKFLEEEEADLLIVDRNLPGVEGSEFVKKLRLKGVDIPVIFLSAKSKDEEIEEGFLRGGDDYITKPFNVNELILRIKALLKRANPQKYSEVIQYRDLKLFPKSRKVFVEEREVDLTKLEFDLLFEFIKNRNIVLNREYLLEKVWGKDEVFQDKTVNVAIKRLKEKIDPQKTKNYIESVRGVGYKLC, from the coding sequence GTGGAAAAGCCTTTAATAGTTATAATAGAAGATGAAGAAGATCTTTTGGAACTTCTCGAATACAGACTTTCCAAAGAGGGGTTTGATGCGGAGGGTTTTCTCTCAGTCAAAAATGTAGAAAAGTTTCTTGAAGAAGAGGAAGCCGATCTTCTTATAGTTGACAGAAACCTTCCAGGAGTTGAAGGAAGCGAGTTTGTAAAAAAGCTAAGACTCAAGGGCGTGGATATACCAGTTATATTTTTAAGCGCCAAATCAAAAGACGAAGAGATAGAAGAAGGCTTTTTAAGAGGCGGTGACGACTATATTACAAAACCTTTCAATGTGAACGAACTGATTTTGAGAATCAAAGCTCTTTTGAAAAGAGCAAATCCCCAAAAGTACAGTGAAGTCATACAGTATAGAGACCTGAAACTGTTTCCCAAAAGCAGAAAAGTTTTTGTAGAGGAGAGAGAGGTCGATCTGACAAAACTTGAGTTTGACCTCTTGTTTGAATTTATAAAAAACAGAAATATCGTTTTGAACAGAGAATATCTGCTTGAAAAAGTGTGGGGAAAAGATGAAGTTTTTCAGGACAAAACCGTTAATGTGGCTATAAAAAGGCTTAAAGAAAAAATAGACCCGCAAAAGACAAAGAACTACATCGAGTCTGTCAGGGGAGTCGGATATAAACTATGCTGA
- the nrfD gene encoding NrfD/PsrC family molybdoenzyme membrane anchor subunit — protein sequence MVEHAIPATNAVVTLDVAIPQIIWGWMITLNMWAKSIGTGVIFIGAYLLYKYRDRVQAVRFAMPIISFIFLNIFLLFTLLDLHQPLRMWHIFLYPNFTSAITVGAWIATVFTGIVALMALIVLKKKFTGSCKLEPLYDKLLTIAVILAIPVTLYTATIMGESTARELWQTPTELVQMMLAATLCGSAVFLLMSGNWGEEVRRDLAAILGLSAFLSFVIYMGEYYFGAMKAEEVGAIISYVKEGGVMHSVFWAAQALAFIIPMVLVLFSLKSRSTPLLYLASVSAIAGLWLTKHVWLIIPQLLPLS from the coding sequence ATGGTTGAGCATGCAATTCCTGCAACAAATGCAGTGGTAACTCTCGATGTTGCCATACCTCAAATAATCTGGGGATGGATGATAACACTTAATATGTGGGCAAAAAGTATAGGGACAGGCGTAATATTTATCGGCGCTTATCTTCTGTATAAATATCGTGACAGAGTCCAGGCGGTCAGATTTGCAATGCCTATAATATCTTTTATATTTTTAAATATTTTCCTTCTTTTTACGCTTCTTGATTTGCATCAGCCCCTTAGAATGTGGCATATATTCCTGTATCCAAATTTTACTTCGGCAATTACGGTAGGAGCATGGATTGCAACTGTTTTTACCGGTATAGTTGCATTGATGGCACTGATAGTCCTCAAGAAAAAATTTACCGGTTCTTGCAAACTTGAGCCTTTATATGACAAGTTACTTACTATTGCCGTTATACTCGCTATTCCCGTTACTCTCTATACGGCGACTATTATGGGCGAATCAACTGCAAGAGAGCTTTGGCAGACACCCACAGAGCTTGTACAGATGATGCTTGCCGCAACTTTATGCGGCTCAGCGGTGTTTTTGCTTATGAGTGGCAACTGGGGAGAAGAGGTGAGAAGAGACCTGGCGGCTATATTGGGACTTAGCGCGTTTTTGTCCTTTGTTATCTATATGGGAGAGTATTATTTCGGAGCGATGAAAGCCGAAGAAGTAGGAGCAATCATCTCATATGTAAAAGAGGGAGGTGTGATGCATTCGGTATTTTGGGCTGCACAGGCACTCGCTTTCATCATACCGATGGTTCTTGTACTTTTCAGCCTTAAAAGCAGAAGCACGCCGCTTCTTTATCTGGCTTCGGTTTCGGCTATAGCCGGACTTTGGCTGACAAAACATGTGTGGCTAATTATCCCACAACTACTACCTTTGAGCTAA
- a CDS encoding TorD/DmsD family molecular chaperone: MTAFQDTIKRNSLYSLASRIFLQEIDEEVLKKIEEDENFDSLFPTFKDWKTRKEVGKKRLIEEYLNVDYTNIAILHLIPYETFYTRDDQMIESGGANPVVQIYNEYGFRVELDRARVVSPDHIGVELEFMHLLIQSQIRAEESEDFAAATELKKIEKKFLEEHLLKWAPMYLINVANEAATPFYQDSAKFAIEFLLEDYEYLSQR, from the coding sequence ATGACTGCATTTCAAGATACAATAAAAAGAAACTCTCTATATTCACTCGCTTCAAGAATTTTTTTGCAAGAAATTGACGAAGAGGTTTTGAAAAAGATAGAAGAGGATGAAAATTTTGATTCCCTGTTTCCAACTTTCAAAGATTGGAAGACTAGAAAAGAGGTTGGTAAAAAGAGGCTGATAGAAGAGTATCTAAATGTTGACTATACCAATATAGCTATTCTTCATCTAATACCGTATGAAACATTTTATACAAGGGACGACCAGATGATAGAGTCCGGCGGGGCAAATCCGGTGGTTCAGATATATAATGAGTATGGTTTCAGAGTGGAACTGGACAGAGCAAGAGTCGTTTCTCCCGACCATATCGGCGTTGAGCTCGAATTTATGCATCTTCTGATCCAATCACAGATAAGAGCGGAAGAGTCCGAAGATTTTGCCGCGGCTACAGAGCTTAAAAAAATAGAAAAAAAGTTTCTCGAAGAGCATCTTTTAAAGTGGGCACCCATGTATCTGATAAATGTTGCCAATGAAGCGGCAACACCTTTTTACCAGGATAGTGCAAAATTCGCAATCGAATTTTTACTGGAAGATTATGAATATCTGAGCCAAAGATGA